In a genomic window of Virgibacillus sp. SK37:
- a CDS encoding sodium-dependent transporter: MQEKKQDQWASKLGFILSSAGAAIGLGAIWKFPYMTGVNGGGAFFLLFIAFTIIIGLPILIAEFIIGRGAQKEAVTAYKKLAPKSNWSFIGKWGVAGAFLLMSFYSVVGGWVLTYSVLSIPGLIIKEGADYPALFETITGSPLITLLGFALFLLINVIVISFGIKDGIEKSSKILMPLLFIFFIILVFRSLTFEGAMEGLRFFLQPDFSKLNASNVLYALGQSFFSLAVGISVMVTYSSYLRKDVSLPMSAASVSLMNIFVSLLAGLAIFPVVFAFGLEPAEGPGLLFIVLPEAFAQMPFGEVFLSLFLLLFLFAVLTSSFSMLEIITSAFTENKNRSRKKVAAFAGILVFLAGIPAALSSSSLANFKIFGLTFFDASDFLVSNIMLPGGCLFIAIFIGYKMEHAIMQKEFSYGNHLSPSVYKIWFQLMRWLVPVTIIVVFLGSVGLF, encoded by the coding sequence ATGCAAGAAAAGAAACAAGACCAATGGGCTTCTAAGCTGGGCTTTATTTTATCTTCAGCAGGGGCTGCCATCGGACTCGGAGCAATTTGGAAATTTCCATATATGACTGGGGTCAATGGCGGTGGAGCATTTTTCCTTTTATTTATTGCTTTTACAATTATTATTGGTCTTCCCATTTTAATCGCAGAATTCATTATCGGTCGGGGGGCACAAAAGGAAGCTGTCACTGCCTACAAAAAACTCGCCCCGAAATCAAACTGGAGCTTTATCGGAAAGTGGGGGGTTGCGGGAGCATTTCTGCTCATGTCCTTTTACAGTGTTGTAGGTGGTTGGGTGCTGACCTATAGCGTTTTATCCATACCAGGCTTAATTATTAAAGAAGGGGCAGATTACCCTGCCTTATTTGAAACAATTACTGGCAGCCCACTAATAACTCTGCTTGGGTTTGCATTATTTTTGCTTATTAACGTTATTGTAATATCTTTCGGTATTAAAGACGGAATTGAGAAATCGAGTAAAATTCTCATGCCTTTACTATTTATCTTTTTTATTATTTTGGTCTTCCGTTCATTGACCTTCGAAGGAGCGATGGAAGGTTTACGTTTTTTCCTTCAGCCCGATTTTTCAAAGCTTAATGCATCTAACGTGCTATATGCATTGGGGCAGTCCTTCTTTTCCTTGGCAGTAGGTATTTCTGTTATGGTAACGTACAGCTCTTATTTAAGAAAAGATGTCAGTTTACCTATGTCCGCCGCTTCGGTATCCCTAATGAATATTTTTGTATCCCTCCTTGCAGGATTGGCCATCTTTCCAGTCGTATTTGCTTTTGGATTAGAGCCTGCAGAAGGGCCTGGTCTTTTATTCATTGTGCTACCGGAAGCCTTCGCTCAAATGCCTTTTGGGGAAGTATTTTTAAGCTTATTTCTATTGTTATTTTTATTCGCTGTACTAACTTCTTCCTTTAGCATGCTTGAAATCATCACTTCGGCATTTACAGAAAATAAAAACCGTTCTCGAAAAAAAGTAGCAGCATTTGCAGGAATACTCGTGTTTCTTGCAGGAATCCCTGCAGCTTTATCTTCGAGTAGCTTGGCTAATTTTAAAATCTTCGGACTTACCTTTTTTGATGCGTCTGACTTTCTTGTCAGTAACATCATGTTGCCGGGAGGATGCTTGTTTATCGCTATTTTTATTGGATACAAAATGGAGCATGCTATCATGCAAAAAGAGTTCTCCTATGGGAACCATTTATCACCATCGGTATATAAAATCTGGTTTCAATTAATGCGCTGGTTAGTTCCTGTTACAATTATTGTCGTATTTCTTGGGTCAGTGGGTCTTTTTTAG